tgaggttccattccctaaaccattctatctagatctacataagtaaatgctagatcatacctttgccacatttTTGGAGCTTATTAggtcatcggtcctccattgactcaaattgctcttacttgacagctggaccatgatcaatcaatgatcttacttatggtccttatcttgactcctgcatcaaacaactcccctaggtacttagtcattcaaccaaccatccacacagacataagtaacctttgagaagtctctgaaaggaaaaggatatacatctggcctttctTGGCTCATGCACAagccgaaatccttttgccttataggcaatagtaccaattccatattctggactgacaaagctcattagatcctaattcaatcaaccaaccatcctcacatgacttggaactgatgagtcatcatatggtctgatcggccttgggacttaacccatacaacagatatgatttgttcataccaaccgatgcattcattaatcaggttaggaccgacaccttgaaccatcattcagaggtcaggtcgtccatactcaacaatgatcagatcttacacggccttctttgaacaatcacacttgggctcagtatctatggtctacgacacatagtactagccaccatttcgtcatgactctcagtcaatctcgaagctatcaacaccaaggttgatatctagaatcatcacatcaatactcttactccagcaacgtgactatccatactagtgttcggccatcgaaccatcgttatgaaacatgatccgaccactagactttatacgccatcgtccacttagcatgtactgatataaccggccttccattgccatcatgtggatctacgccctacataaggcatatggcgcctatcctactcaccaacccgaggttgattgtaagatatcctacttagcctttgcggctagaaccatccaaccatagctagatcgtccatagtcccgtctaaccgtctggttgagatctaggagcgatcggccagttataactccggcccaaaggctcacggactttcttacctgatccaacccaaagccaggatccataccacagagtaaggcccaagcccaaaccggattgccttgcaaccgatcagaccttgctacgcaacactccggttaaactaaccgtccgtccgttcgactatgcagccgcgaactgtccacttggtttggcctaagccttgaaccattgGCACCGTTTgtaactcacaccctttgggaactagtaccctttggacacacgtgcctcttggcaactcatgacccttggcaactcgcacccattcagatgttccaaccgttcgacctaaccgtccgtatggactgtctggtctgtgcgtgtgtccggcctatggccaaaggaccacgccttaacctacacaagtcatgaaccattgtgactgttcagggaagggttgcaaccgttcagaacagaacagaaccgccactatccaatcggatcacctgaggccggtatagaccatgcgcgcgcctaactcgacggttatggaccgcgaccgcattactcaaccagaaccacggttataaccaatcctaACATATCCACAAGGAGTAGAATAAgaattagatgaaaagaataagaagaatgggaaacaatccaaacgcccatggctagaccggttcggactgcccGATGGTCTTAACCAATGAGTctgtggttaccccactgaccctattggattgaaccacggctttggagtccttctccagacgtTTCTCTATAccctgggtattcataaccacacggtcTACTCTCTCCTAAactgttctccttgccggaggtactaaaccaccacaaccgacccttttccggccgatctctctctctccctttctatTTGGCCTCTGCCTTTGGTTTCTCACGAAACTGATTgatgccttgatctctggtcgtgcatcctttagataggcaaccaaaggtcatgtgcgaagagtcacatcccttcgaagcatccttctgAGACAGATcctggccatcgattacaatcaacggtccagatcgtacctgttcagatatagaaggctccagaccttctaggcacgtccaacccaagcccatACTTGGTACTCAAGCCCACGGCatgcccacaagagcccaacgactcatggaccacatggctggacgtcatggcccgccactcacccggacccggaccattgtcccgaaacccaaacagtccgtcaagctgagatgagctgactcccagctccctcagctgattgagctagtagcccagctagtggagctgacctagtagtggccgagctggagtgagcttaacctagcttcgttgagctagTCGAGCAAcccgttcacttcgtccagctatcgTCTTACTCATACTAGCTGACTTCTCTCTTTTATAAGGTtgagtctcagcatcctgacgtccttaaccttttAACTTGGCCATGGAAGGCCTtccttaaggtcctaagaccggctggttcgtttcctcgaaccatggctttcccgacaatcctatccaggattgggggcgtgacaggatcaggtaaggaagtccgttgggtcATTGAGCCAGACTTcaactaggccggtcgcacctagattatatctggatggacggattggtcttcagGACGAtctggactgttcgtgtgttctgtttatatATTCTGGACTGtgtatctgattctaagtcaaggggtggttggttgaataacttaggatttggtaggcaggttcatatctttttataagtatattgtccgaggtttatatgtgttctaggaaccaagccaagcattgtagaatcgaccagttctattctcggttatgattaatgcttatctggttgtggtttcaggaactaaggatggttctggtcaagccaaggagccgtgaaggctcggtcagtgagaggctgtgtaacgtgtggttagatgatgctagggatgaactagtgattgtctatgaaacgagtaagaagttgtgtattggatctcatgtttctatgtaatccattttatacacatttatattccgctgtgctatctgttcaattgttttggaacctcagattcgaacatgacttagtaaaggaaatacttaaaatgaatcaaacaagcaaagaaattgattaagtagcaaacgggtccagtttcgtcgagaggccggattcgggcgttacaagttggtatcagagcatgcttggttctaggatagttgggttatgtagtccacacatacacagccagctgattcagtctcacggtgaggtttgatggttaggtctagggattaattgtcttggttatgttatgtatatgttgtactaacaatgtctgaatccttaggctgggagaagcaaatcgggaaagacccAAAAGAGTAAGAGGacggccggtcagtctagtcaagcggccgcggacagaactaatctgtccgggtTACCAACCGTTCCGGCCGCGACTAACACCGGAGATGTATTGCCTACTGATCAGGCCAATCTTACAGGAACGCAACCAGAAGGTCAGCAACATCAGGAAAGTGACGAGGAAGTAGAATCCtcaacgctaaccgtgatggtgaccagcgtgagcaaagggacgagggaacggccaacgtgcccgcagcactgtcctgagaggacttgttagaggccatgaaagtaatgggtaaccaggtggcggctatgactcagctgttaactccactagtgaattcataagttggtcaagctacacctgtagctacGGCTACACCTATTGCTACGGGTCCAGCTGGGGacacggttgaggtgatcgagatcgatccaccggaaaggttggaaaagaaggttgactatctgagtttgcttcaacatctatccagattgggtacgaagcaattcTAAGGTAGCATCGACCCTGTTGTGggagatgagtggaggagtaggctggtccaaaactttcaatcaactcacTGTCAAGAGGATTACaggcgagacattgcggttcacttcctggaaggggacgcgcataattggtggcttgtagtggacaagcgcaccaatggaagtctcacaagtttagggaccgtctggaagctaagtttctagatttggtgcaaggccgcaggaccgtacgggagtacaAAGAAGAGTTCTACTgactcagacggtttgttggaagagagctggaggacgagtcAGTCCAGGTctgtaggttcatccgaggcctaaggccggaactgaagacccgctgctcgatccgcactttaaacaccgtcggagaactggtggaacgggtggctttgttagagtctaacttggctgaagaagctaagcttaaggctaagccacagtctggcccattgggcaagactaatgataaaaagagaaaatgggaccaggtggacggagggaagacctctggtggccgagcTGCGTGTTcaaaatgtggacggaaccttcccggtgagtgctggaaggccaagggggcttgtgttcgttgtggcaacATGGACCATAGAgttcaaaactgtcctcgaccgaacccgtctggtagtagcggcacgatgacttgtttccattgtggccagcaaggacatttacAATCGGattgtcccaagctgcaaggaagtcaggggaagggccgtggagacacaggcaaggcgtcccaaggcaaaccaaccacaacaccgagggtgtatgaactgtcacgagacgacggagcttccggatcttttgatttgatctctggtaatttctaaatttatctttttacattcaagtagtaatgcttggtctggaacctagaatggtctAGGGGTTTCTGATGAGGGTCTATGATAAGAgccctcatggtcggtggggtaaaaacccacgtgcttttcgacacaggggctacacatagttttgtgagtccgggactggtcggaaatgAAAGATGTCAGTTGACTTGCTTGGTTTATTCATTGATGTTACGTTTACATATAAAAGGAAAGTTATTTACAAGTTAGTATGATCTTCCTAGATTACAGGATATTTACAAAATGGAATAAGAATATCTGAGTATATTTGTTCACCCTCCTTCAGTTGAAGCGGTAAATGGTTTAATGGTTAAACTGGATCGGAAAGAGTTGAAGAGAGATGATGGGAGGCCCTTGGTGAGTATGTCAGCGTATTGATATTCAGATGGTACGTGTAGAACTTTGACCACTCAAATGGCCACCTTTTCGCGAACAAAGTGAAGTTCCAGCTAAACATGTTTCGTCCTTTGATGTTTGACCGGGTTAGCCGACAAATATACGGAGCTGATATTGTCACAGAAGATCAATGTTGCGCGTGTGATTGGTTGTCGAAGCTCGAGAAGAATTTTTCTTACCCACCACGTTTCTGCAACAGTATTTGCGACTCCACGGTATTCTGCTTCAGCGGTGGAGCACGAGACAGTCGGCTGTCGTTTCGATGATCAGGAGATAAGGTTCTCTCCTAGATAGACACCGTATCCAGATGTTGATCGTCTAGTGTCCGGACAtccagcccaatcagcatccGAATAGGCTGTTAAAGTTCTCTGTTTGGATCGATACATCTGTAACCCGTGGTCTTTGGTTCCTTGAATGTATCTGATTATCCGTTTGAGAGCAGTGAGATGAGATTAGCGAGGGTCGTGCATGAAGAGACAGACTTGTTGGACAGCATACGCTATATCCGGACGCGTGAATGTCAAGTATTGTAGAGCCCCCGCGAGACATTGATATCGGGTTGGGTCTTCGATGCGATCCCCTGCTTCAGCTGCGAGCTTTGTATTAACATCAGCAGGGGTGGAGAGTGGTTTGCAATCAGTCATCCCTGCCCGGGCTATGATGTCTGTAGCATACTGTCGCTGGCAGAGGAAGATGCCTTGTTTGTTGTAGTCGAGTTTGATGCCTAAGAAGTAACGTAAGCGGCCCATATCTGTCATGGGGAACTCGGATTTGAGACTTGACGTGATCTTGTCGAGAAGTCTGTTGCTGGAGCCTGTCAGTATGATATCATCAACGTACAATAATAGATATGCAAGATCACCATTATGAGCGTATACAAACAAGGAAGCATCTGACTTAATTGTTACAAAGCCCAGGCTGATAAGTGATTTGCTGAACCTAGCATTCCAGGCACGTGGCGCCTGCTTAAGGCCGTACAAAGCCTTCTCCAACTTACAGACATGATGCAGAAATTGCTTGTCAACAAAGCCAGGGGGCTGATGCATGTAGATGTCCTCGGTGATTGTTCCATGTAGGAAAGCGTTTTGTACGTCGAGCTGGCGTATGTTCCAGCCATGATTGAGAGCAATATCAAGCACCGATCTTATAGTAGCCGGTTTGACGACGGGACTAAACTTTTCGTCATAATGGGTCCCTCTTCTTGTGTTTTCCCATTTGCTACGAGACGCGACTTGTGTCGTTTAAGGACTCCATCTGCATTCTATTTGTGCTTGTACAGCCACATAGAGTTAATAATATTTGCATTCATTGGTCGTGGTACTAACCTCCATGTCTTATTTCTAATTTGCGCATCGTACTCTTCAGTCATTGACGGATTCCAATTTGGATCGAGAAGAGCTTTTTGATGTGTAGTGGGAAGGCGAGAAGCCGAAGAAGTGAATAGAGTAAAAATCTTCTTAGGCTTTACAATCCCTGCTTGTCCTCTTGTTCGTCATCTGAGTTGTTGGTTGAGGAACGACAGTATGAGGAGCAGGGGAAGGAGCAGTGTTTGGCTGAGTAGCTTGTGTTTGGGCTGGTGCCGATGAACCAACATTGTTGTTCATGGCGGGAAGAATGGATGAGTTGATGAGGATCGATTTGAATAGTTGAGATGGCTGATCCGTGCAGTCCAAGAAAGTGTAAGGGGACGCATGATTAGATTGCCTCTCAGCTGCTGGAAATGTTGACTCATCGAAAATCACATGTCGTGATAAGATAATACGATTTGTCTTGAGGTCCAAGCAACGATAACCCCTATGGCTTGTTGGGTAGCCAAGGAAGAGGCACCGAGTGGATCAAGCCGAAAGTTTGTGGGCGTTTGAGTGGTTGATATTGGGGAAGCATAAACAGCCAAAAACACGAAGATTAGAGTAAGTTGGTGTTTTACCATACAGACGAGAGTGAGGTGTACTTCGGCCAATAGCAAAGGAAGGTAAAATGTTAAGAATGTGGACCGCAACGTGAAGAGCCTCTGCCCAATAAGATGGCGAGAGTTGAGCTTAAAAAAGAAGGGCACGACTAGCATTGTTGACGGTCCATATCATCCTTTCAGATTTCCCATTTTGTTGGGAGGTGTGTGGACAAGAGAATCTGAAAGATATCCCATTATCAGAAAAGTGTTTAAGAAACTGACCATTGTTGTACTCACCCCCATTGTCACATTGTAAGGATTTTATTGTGACCCCAAATTGTGTTTTGACGAAAGCAGAGAAGTGTATGAATTTTGAAAACACCTCGCCCTTGCGCCTGAGAGGATAAACCCACAAATGATGAGTGAAATCATCTAAAAACAGAACATAATATTTGTATCCACTCAAACTTTGTATAGGAGAAGTCCACAAATCGGAATGGACAATTTTGAAAGGCATGAGAGTTGTattatttgattttgaaaaaggaaaattgaGATGTTTTCCCAATTGACAAGCATTACAGAATTGTAAGCTGTCTTTATTACATGAAAAACCTGAAGAAGACATGATAGATTTTAAAGAATCAGGGTTTGCGTGAGCTAGACGTTTGTGCCATAGAGTCAGAGATTTCGTAACAAGAGCAGTGTGTTGTTGCGGTTTGAGACTCGCCAGAACAGAGTAAAGTCGCCTGAGCTATCACTGCAGAGAATGGTTTTCCGAGACTGAAGGTCCTTCACAGAGAAACCAAATGGATCAAACTCAATCGAACACCAATTGTCCTTAGTGAAACGACGGACAGatatgagatttttaacaatgtCAGGAGTGATAAGAACATTGTTTAGATTTAAAGTGCGAGTGTTTGAGGAAAGAAAGGCTTTACCAGAAGAGTTTATTGGAATAGATGATCCGTTTCCAACAACAACTGAATTTCCGATGTTCAATTTAGTAACAGAGTGGAGGTTACCTGAGGAAGAATCCAGGTGAGAGGTAGCGCCAAAGTCCATATACCAGTTGGGGGATTGTTCAGTTAGCGTCATTGTATTGAACGCTTCCTGAAAGTCACGCGGCTGCATGTAGTTTGCGTCTGCCATGTTCGCTTCATGTTGTGTTGGGCGCGGAGAGTACGGGCGCTGAGGGAACGAGGCCCATGGTGGAGGAGGCCCTTGTTGCCATGCATTGTAAGGACTGTTCCAGTATTGTTGCGGCATGTTCCAGTTTGAATTTTGGGATCATTGATTATAGTTGTAGCGTCCCCGTCCTCGACCGCCTCTGCGATTGCCGCGGTTGTTGTGTTGCTGTCTTTGGTTGATGTCCGCTGATTTGTTGTGAGGAACCGTTGCAACGAGGGCTGATGAAGATGAAGCAGCGTTGGAGTGAGAAGAAGACCCCTTGATTGGCTTTTTGAGGCGTGTTTCCTCCAGCTCTAGCATATTGCGAGATTCTTCAAATGTCGGAAATGGCTTTTGATGTTTTATCACATTTATTATGTGATCAAACTCCTCATTAAGTCCACTGAGCATGTACATAACGAGAATTTTGTCACTGACAGGAGCCTTAACATTCTCCAACAGGTCAGCAATGGATATGAGACTCTGTGAGTACTCATGGATTGATTGATCTCCAATTTCTTTGGTTCGAAGATCATTGTCGAGCTGGATCACCCGAGATTCCTTGTTGTTTCTGAACTGGTTCTCTCTCCGGAGCCATATGTCTCTTGCTGAACCACCAGTTTTGAAAGAAGACTTGAAGAGTGGCGGGGCAAGCGTACCGTAGATCCAAAGCTTGACTAAGCCGTTACGCTTCTTCCAGGCGAGATCATCGTCGTCGGTCGGTACGGAGGTTCCATCGACGTGTCCTAGAAGATCAAAGGTTAAGCAGTGGGTGAGGAAGAGCTCTCTCCACGCGTCATAGTTGAACACGTCGAGATCCAACACCAAAGGTATACGGTGTTTGATGTTCGTCACTCCGAAGGCTCTCTCAATGTTTGCCATGGTGACAACTTGTAGAAGAGACTCGGTAGATAACAAAACAGAAtagaaaagaaatttttt
This sequence is a window from Brassica rapa cultivar Chiifu-401-42 unplaced genomic scaffold, CAAS_Brap_v3.01 Scaffold0622, whole genome shotgun sequence. Protein-coding genes within it:
- the LOC103849267 gene encoding uncharacterized protein LOC103849267 — its product is MANIERAFGVTNIKHRIPLVLDLDVFNYDAWRELFLTHCLTFDLLGHVDGTSVPTDDDDLAWKKRNGLVKLWIYGTLAPPLFKSSFKTGGSARDIWLRRENQFRNNKESRVIQLDNDLRTKEIGDQSIHEYSQSLISIADLLENVKAPVSDKILVMYMLSGLNEEFDHIINVIKHQKPFPTFEESRNMLELEETRLKKPIKGSSSHSNAASSSSALVATVPHNKSADINQRQQHNNRGNRRGGRGRGRYNYNQ